The following coding sequences lie in one Pan paniscus chromosome X, NHGRI_mPanPan1-v2.0_pri, whole genome shotgun sequence genomic window:
- the TMSB15A gene encoding thymosin beta-15A, whose protein sequence is MSDKPDLSEVEKFDRSKLKKTNTEEKNTLPSKETIQQEKECVQTS, encoded by the exons ATGAGTGATAAGCCAGACTTGTCGGAAGTGGAGAAGTTTGACAGGTCAAAACTGAAGAAAActaatactgaagaaaaaaatactcttcCCTCAAAGGAAA CTATCCAGCAAGAGAAAGAGTGTGTTCAAACATCATAA